In the genome of Mytilus edulis chromosome 14, xbMytEdul2.2, whole genome shotgun sequence, the window CTAATGTGAAAGATATAGAAGATGTACTTTTAGATATCTCAGTTACTGTTGATGATGTTTTAAAAAACGTTGAACAATTTACATGTAGACAAGTCAGCAGGACCCGACAACCTTCACTCTTAAGTGTTATGTGAAGTGAGACAATCTATAAGTTATCCGTTAagtataaattttaataaatccATATCAGAAGGTGTTTTACCAGAAGAATGGGAAAATGCAATACTTTCacctattttttaaaataaaggttATAAAAAAACAACCATGTTACTATCGTCCAGTAAGTTTGACATGCATTATTTGTAAAGTGTGCGAATCACTTATTAGAGACAAATTAATAAAGCATTTATTAGAGAATAATCTGTTGTCAGATTGTCAGTATGGTTTTAGACCTGGACGTTCCTGTTCAATACAACTACTCGAAGAACTTGATCATTGGTCATCGTTATTGGCTAATTTTTGTTCAGTGGATacaatttatttagattttagtCGTGCTTTCGACACTGTGCCTCATGAGCGTCTTATTGGCAAATTTTACAATTTAGGAATTCAAGAAAAAGTTTTGGATTGGATAAtatgttttttaacatatatgcaatgtaatgtaaactaatgtgtttttctgtatacctttgtccaacttaggtgataccagaataaaatgatatattgatattgaaacaaatagaTCCCAGCGAGCAAGACTTAATAATACATACTGGTCAAAAGAATAACTTGTCTAGATACACAATGTTAGATAATGAAGATGATTATGTCCAGGTTAATCCTGTTACTGAAGAAAAGAACTTAGGAATATCTCTTGAGCCTAACTCAAGTTTGGCAAACATAATTTACTAACTGTTTGAATAACGCCCAGAGAATCTTGACATTAATCCGTATTACCTTTGACTATtgggaaaaaaatatgtttattattctATATAAATCAATCATACGTCCCTTGTTGGAATACTCCACTACAATGGGTTACcatatttaaagaaagatataAGGAGAATCGATAAGATCCAACGACCAGCCATCAAACTAGTACCTAGTATAAGAATGTTAAGTTATGTAGAAAGATCGAGAGCCTTGGGCCTTCTAACACTTGAATACAGAAGAGATCGAGATGATATTATACAAGTCAATAAAGCTTTACATGGAATAGATGatattaaatagcaaaatatgtTTGAGTTATCTACAAATTTTACTAGAGGACATTCttggaaattaattaaaaagaGATTTAATTCAACTCAACGTCTTCATTCGTGTTCACAAAGGATCATTGACCAATGAAATAGTCTTTCAATTGAAACAGTTTGTGCAGACTCtgtcaatctttttaaaaatcttattaatgattgaacattGGAATAGGAAGAAGTTTAATCCTACATTATATGACATAATATAAATGCAGAAGTATTTAACTGTGACAAGTATTTAAAATATAGTGGAAACTGTCGTACAACATGTATACCAGtacaggaaaattaaaaaaatcgttCTATTTATGCGCACAGCTCATATATATAGTTAAATcataaacattttcatattaagtAAATTACGAGGCGGCAAAAGAAGTTATCAACTTAATGATCACCGCAATAATCCAGGTAGAATCCAGGTAGGTAGATAACGGGAACAACTAACTAATTTTTTAATTGCAATGGTGAAAATGCCATGAAAATGTAAGAGTTATTCTGAATTTTGATGCCTCCCATATCCATGCAGACGAGTTGTTCTGAACTTAATGtttaaattcattatagcaaTTATTGAGAAAGTGAAACATATTCTCATGAAGGTGGTTCACCTATTGATGTTGTTTAGTAAGTGTAGGCAGGTTGAAACAAATAACTTATGTGTTTCAACCTGCCTGGTGTCATTCGCAGTAGGTCATATAGAACTTATTCACTAGCATTAAATCAATTATTGTtgttttagtatatttataaattttctttacaaatacaaatatcttTATACTACATTgtactaaattttacaaaaataacacACAAGACTTTCTAGTCACTGCCAAAAAAAGAACACAATAtcgtaatacgatatttatcttCAAGAAAGCTTACATTTTCAGTTTGACGAATGACAAAATAGTAATTTGTGTTTCTGATTGGATCAACTGATTAGTTTTTAATTGCAATGGTAAAAATGCAGTAACAATGGAAAAGTTATTCTGAATGATATCCATGCAGACGAGTTGTTCTGAACTTAATGtttaaattcattatagcaaTTATTGAGAAAGTGAAACATATTCTCATGAAGGTGGTTCACCTATTGATGTTGTTTAGTAAGTGTAGGCAGGTTGAAACAAATAACTTATGTGTTTCAACCTGCCTGGTGTCATTCGCAGTAGGTCATATAGAACTTATTCACTAGCATTAAATCAATTATTGTtgttttagtatatttataaattttctttacaaatacaaatatcttTATACTACATTgtactaaattttacaaaaataacacACAAGACTTTCTAGTCACTGCCAAAAAAAGAACACAATAtcgtaatacgatatttatcttCAAGAAAGCTTACATTTTCAGTTTGACGAATGACAAAATAGTAATTTGTGTTTCTGATTGGATCAACTGATTAGTTTTTAATTGCAATGGTAAAAATGCAGTAACAATGGAAAAGTTATTCTGAATGATGATGATGCCTCCCGTATACATGCAGACGGGTTGTTCTTTAGTTTTTGATTTAGTTCATTATAGCaattattaagaaagttaaaCATCTTCCCATGTAGGTGGTTCACCTATTGACGTAGTTTAATACGTGTAGTTTAGTATGAGACTTGTTTGTGTCAACCTGTCTGCTGTCATTCGAAGTAGGTCATATAGAATTTATTCACtaacattaaatcaattattGTTGTTTTAGTATATCTATTAATTCTCTCAACAAATACATTCATATCTCTATAATacttaatttcagaaaaaaaacaaccaaGACTTTCTAGTAACTGCCAAGAAAAGAATACAACACAGATATACGATATTAATCTGCAAGAAAGCTTAAATATCCAGGTTGACCAATGACAAAATAGTAACTTGATTTTCAAATTGGATCAACTAATAAGTATCCAACACGACTGAAATTTTGTTTCGAgccaatattttgaataaaaagaggacatgctggcactctgaATGGACATGGAAAATTTTTTTTAGTCAATGTGTTTCAATATTGCTGTCATATTTTTATACTATACATCCTGAAATAAATATTACTGAATTAGTATGCAGatacatatatttacatgataaagtacaaatatggtcagtttaggTTGATAAGGCCACAACAAGTGTGTTGCACGAGTCAGCCTGAGGTATCAAAACAACTGAAATTTTGTCACGTATCAATATATTGAATTAAAAGAGAACaagctggcaccctaaatttgtGTGGACAATATTTTGTAGTTATTGCATTCCATTATTGCTGTCATTTATATGATACATTGAATCTTGATATAAAAATGTCGCTGATTTAATATACGACTGTATAGATTTACAATATGAAGTGcaaatattgtcagttttggttgatgcggatgAAAACTTTGTTGCACAAATCAgcctgaggtatcaaaactactgaaattttgttacggaTCAATATACTGAATAAAAGGAGTACATGCTGGCACCTAAATTTATGCAGACAACATTTTGTAGTTATTTTATTCCATTATTGCTGTCATTTccattatacattgaatcctgatataaaaatatcgctgatttactatgcggctatataaatttacaataaaaaatgcaaatatggtaagttttggttcatgcggtcaaaatattttataataggAGTCAGTATGAGttatgaaaacaaatgaaaatgttttcaatattgctgtcatttgttttatacaatacattctaaaataaatattattgaattattaTGCAGATTTatagatgtacatgataaagtcCAAAAATGGTCAGATTAGGTTGATACGgtaaaataattgtgttgtacgAGTCAGCCTTGGggatcaaaactactgaaattttgtcaTGTATCAATATATTGTACATTGTTTGCGTAAGAGTTTCAGAATTTATCTGTAAAACTTTAATATCTCTAATACTATCATGcgtttttatgttatttccatTACCCTTCCACACATTTCTGATCGAGTCCTTTCAATATATCCTTTTGAACTAAACATTATGAATTACATGAACAGTTTCGTCTGCATTATATTTAGATACCTACCTCGTATTTTAAAACAGCAGGCAAGGTAGTACCAGAGATAAAACCAGGTAAACTAACCAGTTGTTTTTATGGGGGagacgcctgtaccaagtcagtaatacgAGAATGGATTACTATTCGTTATGTTGGTACGCAAAGTTTGACGTTttattttgtcagattttatgGACTTCACCTTTTGGAATTTACCTTGGAGTGaagttattttgttaaaattttttcACTTTCTAAATAATTTGTCGCAAATATAAGTTTGACATCGCAGTAGGTCACATAGAATTTATGCAGtaacattaaatcaattattGTTGTTTAAGTATACTTATTAATTTTCTTAACAAATACATAATtcttaatttcacaaaaataacaaCCAAGACTCTTTAGTTACTGCCAAGAAAAGAACACAACACAGTTGTACGATATTAATCTGCAAGAAAGCTTACATTTCCAGGTTGACGAATGACAAAATATTCACTTGTGCATGTTGTGTTTCTGATTGGATCAACTAGTTAGTATAAAAAACGACTGAAATTTTGTTGCAAgaccaatattttgaataaaaagaggacgtGCTGGCACTCTGAATGTATGTTGACAAAATTTTGTAGTTAATGAGTTTCAATATTGCTGTCATTCGTTTTATACAATTCATCCTGAAATGAATATTTCTGAAATATCATGcaaatatatagatttacatgataaagtgcaaatatggtcagtttaggTTGATagggtcaaataattttgttgtacgaGTCAGCCtgaggtatcaaatctactgaaattttgttacgtatcaatatattGTACATTGTTTGTGTAAAAGattcaaaatttatttgtaaaacttCAATATTTCAAATACTCTCTtacgtttgtttatatgttatttCCATTACACCTCCAAACATTTCTGATCGTGTCTCatctttaaataattttgtactaaaaattatGGATTACATATACAGCATTATATTAAGATACCTCCTTCGAATTTTAAAACAGCAGCCAAGTAGTACCAGATATAAAAGCAGGTAAACTCACCAATTGTTTTTATGGCGGagaagcctgtaccaagtcagttatACGAGAATGGATTACTATTCGTTATTTTGGTACGCAAAGTTTGACGTTTTATTTTGTCACATTTTATGGacttcccctttttgaatttaccttggagtgAAGTTATTTTGGTAATACTTTTTCACTTTGTAAATAATGTGTCGCAAATATAAGTTTTACTATTGCTGCATTAGAAGAAGAAAATACATTCGTAAAGCAGCAAATGAGTTAATTACAGACAATGCTTTGCACAAAATTCAATTCACAACTTGTTATGCTCACTTAAACCAAAACATAGTTTGTGTAAATGAGTATATTGCAGAAAATCGgaattttgtttgaataaatcGTTTCTATGTTTAGGATTTACATGATAAACAACTACAAGAAAACAGACATAAACATCACCTTATCAAGAGATGTTGTAGTACCATTTGGAAACTATTAAATGTAATAGCCATAgtaatactacatgtactagtttGACAAGTTAAGCAATAGATGATTACAGTTTTAGttgtcttttttatgttattttacattCTAGTTTGTTAAtagaaaatattaaagaaatatggttgttaaatcaaaataattgactaTTGAACGGATAAGAATGATCAGCGGGTAACTACTTGAATGAGGAACGCTTCGGTGCCACTAGTTCAGGGGTCTGCTTACTCTTCCAGAGCAcatggtggagttcgtgttgctcaattaTCATTTGAATATATGTGAAAGCAAGACTTGTATGATGACAGATCACTCATATGTTTTATTGATCTAATGATAAAATTGGAATAAAAGATTACATTTCCTGCATGAAAAAAAATCCAAGCTTCTAATTAGAGACATAAGAGctaatcaaataaatgcaatgacTACACTttgagatatttatttttttatttttttttttataaacggaAATTACATGCACACCACTTAGACGGAATATGGGCATCTTGGCATGATCTATTCCACGGAATTTCCTTGAAAAGGGAGATGCCTTTTTGACGATAGGTTTTTATTCCATGGTGATTGTTGTCAAGATCAAGTAGATGCAATAGAGTAGAATGAGTGTCAAAATGTGTCGTAAGTCTTCTTGCATTTGTTCTTAAATTCTTTAAATAgctacaatatttgtttttgaacCAAGGCGGAACATACATCAACATCATTGGGAGTCTCTCCTCTAATTGTCCAATAAAGGTAGGTCTAACTTTACCAGATCTTATACCGTGATCACCGAACAGTGCGAGGAATGTGTTGTTCAGTAAGCTGTTTTTGTGTAGTCTTTGAAGTGTCTTAGAAATTAGTTTGTCAATAGTAACAGCACGAGTTACACTATCATGAGTCATTCTTATATGCATCGACAATGAAAAAAACGGATTGTCTTTTAAGTTTGACACCAAATTAAACATTCTTGCGTTGACGTACTCAGATGACGATTTTCCATTGAAGCAAAAATCGAAAATATGTTTTGTACCCTGTTGATAAGCGTCATGGAAAGGCTGATCATAATAATCTGTTGGTTGAAGTTTGAAGCCAGGCTTGCCCACGGAGTAAAATGTATCCTGTCCATAGTGAGTTGTATAACCTAATTTTGAAAACTCTTTCCAAATAAATGGACATTTATCAACTCCTTCTGAATCTTTAAAGCACGAGGAGTTTTCTATAAAATCACCAGTCAACAAGGCTGCCatatttggtctagtattttctGCGACTTTGTTATATCCAAGTAGTTCAGTTGCGTTTAATGTTTCCAACAAATACTTTCTCGTCTTACGTAAGTATCGAACAGAATTAATTCTTGAAGTCGACTCTATCATTATGAGTAACACATTTAGACGGGTTTCTCGATGATTATCCATATTCggtatatttttcatttgtacgACATCATTTCGTAAATCAGATGCTTTcttgtttagatttttttttacaaatacggTATGGAAGTTTTTAGCTATCACTTTATTAAAGGCATCATAACATTGAACTTTTATAAATTCGTCTGTGACCCGTACAGATTTATTGAAATGTCCACTAACTTTACCGAGTTTGAACGAATTACTAATGTAATATATAGGCTTATATGAACAATATTCGACTTGGTTTCGACTTTTC includes:
- the LOC139504377 gene encoding uncharacterized protein — encoded protein: MIESTSRINSVRYLRKTRKYLLETLNATELLGYNKVAENTRPNMAALLTGDFIENSSCFKDSEGVDKCPFIWKEFSKLGYTTHYGQDTFYSVGKPGFKLQPTDYYDQPFHDAYQQGTKHIFDFCFNGKSSSEYVNARMFNLVSNLKDNPFFSLSMHIRMTHDSVTRAVTIDKLISKTLQRLHKNSLLNNTFLALFGDHGIRSGKVRPTFIGQLEERLPMMLITKLFKDETRSEMFGGVMEITYKQT